The stretch of DNA cGACAcgataattcaaatattgacttaataataatattccaaaatttAATGCCAGTAAATAATGATGTAAATATAAGTTTCTTGACATGAGACAATAAGgaatataattaataaaccaTCCCACCAAATATGGCCAGGAATTGTTGTAAAAGTTGGCATATGGTGATGATTTGGATGATGATGGAGGAGATGCATAAGGGTTTAACTTTATAAACGAATAAATGGCACATTTGAATATAGCTATTAAACCCACAAAAAATACCAGATAATAAATGGCAACATTTcctaaataataaattagaCTTGATTCTTCATCgattgatttcaaattgtaGTTGCTGAAAAAGGCAATACCTCTAGATAAAAGTGGCCAATCAAGTGGTTTAGAAGCATATGGATGAGGATTAGTGAACCCcttatttaaattaaacATGACTTTATGGGTTTCGATCAATTTTGaccaaaatgaaaatttagggaaagttttcaattttttggtaTCTTTGAGTAATGGATGTGATGACAGTTCGACATACCATAATGTATTGGGGATTGTAGGTTCTTTTACACACAATACTTCATTTTGATATTCACCCCAATCTGGTAGTTTCTGTTCGTGACTCATAAGATTACAACGAGTCGCTTGGTGGATTAATTGGAAAATAGTCTCTGTGGTTCTTAATTTAATCAAGGGCAAATCATTTTCCGCATGAGGTTTCTTTACCAACATTCGGATTTTAAACTCATAATCTTCATTACCCAATAATCCTCTAGTTTCATTCCCATTTACTTCATAACTATATTCATGTTCAGAAATAGGTGGACGAATATCATTGACATGTAAATAATGTCCAGTAGCTTTATGGTACAATCTAACAACATCACCATCTTTTACTTCTCTTTGATCAgtcatcaatttttcttcattatatttctgttttgtttcaattacCCATTCATTGTTGACATCAGGGAAGTCATATAGTGTCACTTGTTGTAAATTCGATCCTCTGGGATATGTCAAATCGTGTGAATGCAAATATTTCTCTAATGCATTATGTTTTATAGTGATAGTACTTCCATATAAAACTTGTaatggttgttgttgataatcatCCAAAGTTGATCTGAAGTGTGGTGTTAAAAATCCCGATCCAGGTCCTTCGTTTGGAAGGTTTTCAAaatgaatataaaataCTGAACAATATATGGTCAATGGGACCATAATAAATGCAACCACACGTAAAACCAAATGCTTGATGAATTGCCAAATAGAAATTCTCAAATCACCCAAAATTTCCCATAATTGTACACATGTCAATATTCCAACCCATGCAAATGTAAACAATCCTGAAATTTTCAACGAGATGTTTAACCCCAAGGCTATCCCAGTAACGAATAAATTGAAGTACCAGCATCCAGTAAATGGAATACGAGTAGTGAATGCCTTATAATTGTAAATCACCAAACTTTGGACAAATAATGACGGACCTTCTAACAAGATCAATCTCGATACTGTCACCATTGAATTTTccaaacaaatcaaaatagtAATAACAATCGAAATAACCAGGTTACAAGTTATTCTTAATGTGAAAAAAGTCAATAAAACATGTCCAATGCCACAAATACCACTGAATAATCTTAGCCATAAATATGGGAAATCTTCAGGATACAAATCCccaataatatcaatttggAAATCTTTATCAAACAGAAATAATTTCGTgatataaaaataaattagttTCCCTAAAGGTGGAtgaatatcaacaaatataCTACCatcataataattttttatatatttaattaaatgaatttcatcaaatacTACTCTATCAGGGATGTATAATTTGTATAATCgaattaat from Candida albicans SC5314 chromosome R, complete sequence encodes:
- the PMT5 gene encoding putative dolichyl-phosphate-mannose--protein mannosyltransferase (Protein mannosyltransferase (PMT), expressed at extremely low levels; not required for wild-type hyphal growth, drug resistance, or virulence in mouse systemic infection; one of five PMT family members), encoding MTKELPSGYFQGPFRPYKTFQPSLTERPLSKFEQFAVFSILLISLIRLYKLYIPDRVVFDEIHLIKYIKNYYDGSIFVDIHPPLGKLIYFYITKLFSFDKDFQIDIIGDLYPEDFPYLWLRLFSGICGIGHVLLTFFTLRITCNSVISIVITILICLENSMVTVSRLILLEGPSLFVQSLVIYNYKAFTTRIPFTGCWYFNLFVTGIALGLNISLKISGLFTFAWVGILTCVQLWEILGDLRISIWQFIKHLVLRVVAFIMVPLTIYCSVFYIHFENLPNEGPGSGFLTPHFRSTLDDYQQQPLQVLYGSTITIKHNALEKYLHSHDLTYPRGSNLQQVTLYDFPDVNNEWVIETKQKYNEEKLMTDQREVKDGDVVRLYHKATGHYLHVNDIRPPISEHEYSYEVNGNETRGLLGNEDYEFKIRMLVKKPHAENDLPLIKLRTTETIFQLIHQATRCNLMSHEQKLPDWGEYQNEVLCVKEPTIPNTLWYVESSSHPLLKDTKKLKTFPKFSFWSKLIETHKVMFNLNKGFTNPHPYASKPLDWPLLSRGIAFFSNYNLKSIDEESSLIYYLGNVAIYYSVFFVGLIAIFKCAIYSFIKLNPYASPPSSSKSSPYANFYNNSWPYLVGWFINYIPYCLMSRNLYLHHYLSALNFGILLLSQYLNYRVAKNKIIGGIITATIFVSAIYCFYEFIPITYGLPWTLDQCNSHKWFPNWDIDCMTYTG